The proteins below come from a single Triticum aestivum cultivar Chinese Spring chromosome 5D, IWGSC CS RefSeq v2.1, whole genome shotgun sequence genomic window:
- the LOC123120169 gene encoding plant cysteine oxidase 3 produces MLTSSEKTELLRMLEHICMVLQRQYAHGMFKHLRKMLTYLQRQHALELGRGHKTELADCASITQNGGVAAGGLSRAVDPSSSSPWFCSFPTCTVACINILAALTLASPTTTTFPSSLSCFLPSEACAAVRFAELVVDDVFTAPCNTSVLYPTAGGNMHRFTAIAPCAILDILGPPYSIEEDRDCTYYTDVPYSSQHPRKLKVVANLDLRSLS; encoded by the exons ATGCTCACGTCATCCGAGAAGACGGAGCTGCTTCGCATGCTTGAACATATTTGCATGGTATTGCAAAGGCAGTATGCTCACGGCATGTTCAAGCATTTGAGAAAAATGCTCACGTACTTGCAAAGGCAGCATGCGCTTGAACTGGGCCGTGGGCACAAGACGGAGCTGGCCGACTGTGCCAGCATCACGCAAAACGGAGGTGTG GCAGCTGGCGGTCTCTCTCGCGCCGTGGATCCATCGTCGTCCAGCCCATGGTTTTGCTCCTTCCCCACCTGCACAGTCGCATGCATAAATATCCTCGCCGCGCTCACCCTTGcttcccccaccaccaccacctttccctCATCTCTTTCTTGCTTCCTACCTTCCGAGGCGTGCGCTGCAG TGAGATTCGCGGAGCTGGTTGTGGACGATGTTTTCACGGCGCCGTGCAACACGTCGGTCCTCTACCCGACGGCAGGAGGCAACATGCACCGTTTCACAGCCATCGCGCCGTGCGCCATCCTTGACATCCTTGGTCCCCCTTACTCCATCGAAGAGGACCGAGATTGCACCTACTACACGGATGTTCCCTACTCCTCCCAGCATCCTAGAAAGTTGAAAGTTGTTGCCAATCTTGATCTTAGAAGTCTAAGCTAG
- the LOC123119220 gene encoding plant cysteine oxidase 2: protein MGAGMVELGPGMVEVGAAEAAQTVPPAKRRRVLALKTAAAAAGRRPRRERRPSAIQRLFQACRAVFRGPGTVPAPAEVALLRAMLDRMRPEDVGLSSDMPFFRNRDAPATEGTPAITHTTIYKSEKFSMVLFFLPTNAVIPLHNHPGMTVFNKLLIGSMHAKSYDWADPDDPPNESDASSADGQLRLAQLVVDDVFTAPCDTSVLFPTAGGNMHRFRAVAPSAFLDILGPPYSIEEDRDCTYYTDIPYSEHHMTSNELIGNEQEGRRLAWLKEVEMPRDLKMCSVRYGGPPISGR from the exons ATGGGAGCGGGGATGGTGGAGCTCGGGCCCGGGATGGTGGAGgtgggcgcggcggaggccgcgcAGACCGTGccgccggccaagaggaggcgggTGCTGGCCCTCaagaccgcggcggcggcggcaggaaggAGGCCGCGGCGCGAGAGGAGGCCGTCCGCCATCCAGCGCCTCTTCCAGGCCTGCCGCGCCGTCTTCCGGGGCCCCGGCACCGTGCCCGCGCCCGCCGAGGTCGCCCTGCTCCGCGCCATGCTCG ACAGAATGAGACCAGAGGACGTCGGCCTAAGCTCAGACATGCCCTTCTTCAGGAATAGAGATGCGCCGGCAACCGAAGGGACCCCGGCCATCACACACACCACCATATACAAATCTGAGAAATTTTCC ATGGTTCTCTTCTTCTTGCCGACGAATGCGGTCATCCCTCTGCACAACCACCCCGGTATGACGGTGTTCAACAAGCTACTCATCGGATCGATGCACGCAAAGTCATATGACTGGGCTGATCCTGATGATCCGCCTAATGAGAGTGACGCTTCGTCAGCTGACGGTCAAT TGAGGCTGGCACAACTAGTCGTGGACGATGTTTTCACGGCGCCGTGCGACACGTCGGTCTTGTTCCCGACGGCGGGAGGCAACATGCACCGGTTCAGGGCCGTCGCGCCATCTGCGTTCCTTGACATCCTCGGCCCCCCTTACTCCATCGAAGAAGACCGAGACTGCACGTACTATACAGACATTCCTTACTCCGAGCATCACA TGACCAGCAATGAGCTCATCGGCAACGAGCAAGAAGGCCGGCGTCTCGCGTGGCTGAAAGAGGTCGAGATGCCGAGGGATCTGAAGATGTGCAGCGTCCGGTACGGCGGTCCACCGATCTCCGGCAGATGA